The region ATTAACATTTCAAACAAACTCGTGAAGGAAAAATGAACTCCCATCCAGCCTGCATATTGCTGCAGCATAACATACAAACATGATTGCTTCAAACACTCTGCATAAGTCTTGGTAGAATTTAGTTAATTTTGTATCAACAACACAAAGTGAATTCCATAACAATCTTTAACAGAGCAATAGAATTTCCTAACAACTAACAACATTTAACAGTTCAATCTAACAGGAAATTGAGTAGTCCATCCAGACTAAAAAGTAATGTTTCGAATTCATTAATTGCTAAGTAACTAGCATACAATTAAGTGATTAACCTAACATGACAATGTATTCTAAAGTCATTTTTCCCGACTGCACAATAGGAAATACACCAGCTAATGATAGTGCTAACACTTTTCCAAAAAAGCAGTTTTCATTAACATAAACCAACTGCACCATCTATATAACAATATTAACAAGATTTTTAATCGCCACTATCCAAATGCATTTACTAACAATTAGGAACAGAACATTTTAGCAGATTCTTCTAACCATAAGCAGGAAGAGATTCTGACATAGGCCATTGCAGAATGATGCAGAATAACATCCCGGTCCAAGCCAAATTGCAGCTTCATGACATAACTCTCCAAATTCAGCTTCCAAATGAACCTCAAATTCACCTCAAATATAAAACAAGATCATTTCAGTTTCATTCAATTAACCAAATCTACATAAACCCATTAACCGAATTTGGATTGTAGTTACTAACATAATGACAATACAAGCTTTATCCTTTGAATAAACTAGTCCGCATATCGCTAATTGATCCTAACTAACAATTCACCTAGTATCCAACTGAACATTGCAAAGGAATCCTTCTAATTTCACTCTAACTAACCCAACTGAATCACTAACCATTGGCAGCTAACCTGTAACAAACTTCACTAACAGACTGACACCTCTAATAGCCTAATCCTATCTGAACTCAAAAGAATCTAACAGTTCCTCACACTATTAACTCACACAACAAAGTTACACTTTGGAATCTAACAAAATTTACCTACCCTAACCAAGTTGCCCGCACTTCCCAATTCGGTTATAACTTTTCCTTCCTCTATATAACATTTCAGCTTCTTCACTTCAAACAATGCTGCAATTTTCTTCACTTCAAGCAATTCTGCAATTTTCTCCACTTCAAGC is a window of Lathyrus oleraceus cultivar Zhongwan6 chromosome 6, CAAS_Psat_ZW6_1.0, whole genome shotgun sequence DNA encoding:
- the LOC127097110 gene encoding uncharacterized protein LOC127097110 isoform X1; this encodes MEKKYSVTEWRRSTQLQNGEEDDCSLQWIPKLEVEKIAELLEVKKIAALFEVKKLKCYIEEGKVITELGSAGNLVRVNLRFIWKLNLESYVMKLQFGLDRDVILHHSAMAYVRISSCLWLANGLKCIGYAWTCGMAMRLGLGCNGVSWLGWN
- the LOC127097110 gene encoding uncharacterized protein LOC127097110 isoform X2, whose translation is MEKKYSVTEWRRSTQLQNGEEDDCSLQWIPKLEVEKIAELLEVKKIAALFEVKKLKCYIEEGKVITELGSAGNLVRVNLRFIWKLNLESYVMKLQFGLDRDVILHHSAMAYVRISSCLCNMQAGWEFIFPSRVCLKC